From the uncultured Methanomethylovorans sp. genome, the window ACATGTAGCACCTCACGGAATATGCCAAGTTCCTTCATCCTCTGTATAACTCTCACTACGGTCTCTATGCGCACAGCATCCACGACTATACTACGGGCATTTTTTGCTGCAAGAGCATCCAGTACCTCCAGGATGTTCTTAGATCCGCCTACGAAAGCGCAATCTACTTTTTCCGCTTGAGTGATGACCTCAGAGGATTCACCGAAAACCAGATTCACATTCGGTATCTTAAATGCTTCGAAATTTTTCTCTGCTACTTCAATAGCTTCTGTCCTTGCATCTATTGCAGTGATGTGAAGGTTCTTAACAAGTGAACTTGCTTCTATTGACACAGCACCTGTGCCACACCCTACATCAAAGAACATATCGCCGTCCCTTAGTCCTAACTTAGAGATAGCGATAGCGATTATTTCCGGTTTTGTTGGGCCACCGCTTACACGTAAAAGATCAAACATGTTCCACCTAATTTAAGTAAACTGGAGTTCTGGAGTTAAGTAGATATAAGTTGTTCCTCATAAAACTTGTGAGAAATCTTCGTTAACACAAAAGCTTT encodes:
- the cbiT gene encoding precorrin-6Y C5,15-methyltransferase (decarboxylating) subunit CbiT, which translates into the protein MFDLLRVSGGPTKPEIIAIAISKLGLRDGDMFFDVGCGTGAVSIEASSLVKNLHITAIDARTEAIEVAEKNFEAFKIPNVNLVFGESSEVITQAEKVDCAFVGGSKNILEVLDALAAKNARSIVVDAVRIETVVRVIQRMKELGIFREVLHVIVSRGVDLVGETMFKPENPVYIIVGGTDKTN